From one Comamonas piscis genomic stretch:
- the plsX gene encoding phosphate acyltransferase PlsX, whose amino-acid sequence MITLAVDCMGGDAGIRVTLPACKKFLDSHPDAHLLMVGQAEALQSFQHARATIVHASEVVTMDDPVEVALRRKKDSSMRVAIAQVKSGAALAAVSAGNTGALMAIARYVLKTLDGIDRPAIASQLPHAKGGATTVLDLGANVDCSAEHLLQFAVMGSALVSALDDKENPTVGLLNIGEEAIKGSEVIKRAGELLRAAGQSGYLNFYGNVEGNDIFKGTVDIVTCDGFVGNVALKASEGVASMISNGLKQEFKRNLLTKMAAVIAYPVLARLMKRVDHRRYNGAALLGLRGLVFKSHGSADAVAYEHALRRAYDAARNDLLGRVQTKIQTAAPLLMSADSAAAAKTVTSPT is encoded by the coding sequence ATGATCACACTGGCCGTGGATTGCATGGGCGGTGATGCGGGTATCCGTGTCACGCTGCCTGCATGTAAGAAGTTTTTGGATAGCCACCCTGATGCCCATCTGTTGATGGTCGGGCAGGCCGAGGCGTTGCAGTCGTTTCAGCACGCGCGCGCGACCATCGTGCACGCCAGTGAAGTGGTCACCATGGATGACCCGGTTGAGGTGGCCCTGCGCAGGAAGAAAGACTCTTCGATGCGGGTGGCCATTGCCCAGGTGAAGTCGGGCGCTGCACTGGCGGCGGTGTCCGCCGGCAATACCGGCGCGCTGATGGCCATTGCCCGCTATGTGCTCAAGACGCTGGACGGCATTGATCGCCCAGCGATCGCCTCCCAACTTCCCCACGCCAAAGGCGGCGCCACCACGGTGCTGGACCTGGGCGCCAATGTGGACTGCAGTGCAGAGCATTTGCTGCAGTTCGCGGTGATGGGCTCAGCCTTGGTCAGCGCGCTGGACGACAAGGAAAATCCCACCGTTGGCCTGCTCAATATTGGTGAAGAAGCCATCAAGGGCAGTGAGGTCATTAAGCGTGCTGGCGAGCTGCTGCGCGCCGCAGGCCAATCGGGTTACCTCAATTTCTACGGCAACGTGGAAGGCAACGATATCTTCAAAGGAACGGTAGATATCGTCACTTGTGATGGTTTTGTCGGCAATGTCGCGCTCAAGGCGAGCGAAGGCGTGGCCAGCATGATCAGCAACGGCCTCAAGCAAGAGTTCAAGCGCAACCTGCTCACCAAAATGGCGGCAGTGATCGCTTACCCGGTGCTGGCGCGCTTGATGAAGCGGGTGGACCACCGCCGCTACAATGGGGCAGCATTGCTCGGTTTGCGTGGCCTGGTGTTTAAAAGCCATGGCTCAGCCGATGCGGTGGCGTATGAGCATGCCCTGCGGCGCGCCTATGACGCTGCCCGCAATGATTTGCTGGGGCGTGTGCAGACCAAGATTCAGACGGCTGCGCCCCTGCTGATGTCGGCAGACAGCGCTGCTGCTGCCAAAACCGTGACGTCTCCTACCTGA
- the fabD gene encoding ACP S-malonyltransferase yields the protein MSAFAFVFPGQGSQAVGMLDAWGTHPAVVQALQEASDALGEDLGALIHNGPKETLALTANTQPVMLVAGVAAWRVWQAEGGAMPIAVAGHSLGEYSALVAAGVLTLSQAAPLVRLRGAAMQEAVPVGAGAMAAVLGLDAASVKAVCAQVTAQLGGAEVVEAVNFNDPGQTVIAGSKAAVDAASLAVKEAGAKRALPLPVSAPFHSSLMKPAAEKLKLALAGLQLAAPQIHVLNNIDVAMPSDADAIRDALYRQAFGPVRWVECVQRLRVLGATHLVECGPGKVLTGMTKRIDPELVGVALYDPATLQETKEALA from the coding sequence ATGAGCGCTTTTGCATTTGTTTTTCCGGGCCAAGGCTCGCAGGCCGTGGGCATGTTGGATGCCTGGGGTACGCACCCCGCTGTCGTGCAGGCGCTGCAAGAGGCATCGGATGCGCTGGGCGAAGACCTGGGTGCGCTGATCCACAACGGCCCGAAAGAGACGCTGGCCCTGACCGCCAATACCCAGCCGGTGATGCTGGTGGCCGGTGTGGCTGCCTGGCGCGTCTGGCAAGCTGAAGGCGGTGCCATGCCCATCGCTGTGGCAGGCCATTCGCTGGGCGAGTATTCCGCGCTGGTCGCAGCCGGTGTGCTGACCTTGAGCCAGGCCGCACCGCTGGTGCGCCTGCGTGGCGCTGCGATGCAAGAGGCGGTGCCCGTGGGTGCCGGCGCGATGGCAGCGGTACTGGGCCTCGATGCCGCATCGGTCAAGGCCGTCTGCGCCCAGGTGACTGCCCAGCTGGGCGGCGCTGAGGTGGTGGAGGCGGTGAACTTCAACGACCCTGGCCAGACCGTGATCGCTGGCTCCAAAGCTGCGGTCGACGCCGCCAGCCTGGCCGTGAAAGAGGCGGGCGCCAAGCGCGCTTTGCCGCTGCCGGTGTCGGCGCCTTTCCATTCCAGCCTGATGAAGCCCGCCGCGGAAAAGCTCAAGCTGGCCTTGGCTGGCCTGCAACTGGCTGCGCCCCAGATTCATGTGCTCAACAATATCGATGTGGCGATGCCCAGCGATGCAGATGCCATCCGCGATGCGCTGTATCGCCAGGCCTTTGGCCCTGTGCGCTGGGTTGAGTGCGTGCAGCGCCTGCGTGTACTGGGCGCCACCCACTTGGTCGAATGCGGCCCCGGCAAGGTGCTGACCGGTATGACCAAGCGCATCGACCCTGAACTCGTGGGTGTGGCTCTGTACGACCCCGCCACTTTGCAAGAAACCAAAGAAGCCCTCGCATGA
- a CDS encoding SAM-dependent methyltransferase, whose amino-acid sequence MNQQVKKGRLFLIPTPLDFGCATEAPLADVLPLHTVQTASQITHWICENAKSCRAFLKRVDAVAPLALPLQQQNIAELPREAHKKGDHNPQTTSNSDSSALLAAALQGHDVGLVSEAGMPAIADPGSSVVRAAHDAGIDVVPLVGPTSLLLALAASGLNGQNFAFVGYVPSDATERSARLRELEQLALRQGQTQIFIETPYRNQALLGALLQTLQANTRLSISSGLTLESASTQSRLVKQWKPLNTSLDNRTPMVFAIGR is encoded by the coding sequence ATGAACCAACAAGTCAAAAAAGGACGTTTGTTCCTGATCCCCACCCCGCTCGACTTTGGCTGCGCCACTGAGGCGCCGCTGGCCGATGTGCTGCCCTTGCACACGGTGCAGACGGCGTCTCAGATCACCCACTGGATCTGCGAGAACGCTAAAAGCTGCCGCGCCTTTCTCAAACGGGTGGACGCGGTCGCGCCCCTGGCCCTGCCACTGCAACAGCAAAATATTGCCGAGCTGCCGCGCGAAGCCCATAAAAAAGGCGACCACAACCCGCAGACCACCAGCAACAGCGACAGCAGCGCCCTGCTGGCCGCCGCACTGCAAGGCCATGATGTGGGCCTGGTCAGCGAAGCGGGCATGCCCGCGATTGCCGACCCGGGCAGCTCCGTGGTGCGCGCCGCCCATGATGCCGGCATTGACGTGGTTCCACTGGTAGGCCCCACCTCGCTGCTGCTGGCTCTGGCTGCCAGCGGCCTCAATGGCCAGAACTTTGCGTTTGTGGGCTATGTGCCGAGCGACGCCACCGAGCGCAGCGCCCGCCTGCGCGAGCTGGAGCAGCTGGCGCTGCGTCAGGGGCAAACGCAGATCTTCATCGAGACGCCCTACCGCAACCAGGCGCTGCTCGGCGCGCTGTTGCAAACTCTGCAAGCCAATACCCGTTTGTCCATCTCCAGTGGTCTGACCTTGGAGAGCGCCAGCACGCAAAGCCGCCTGGTCAAGCAGTGGAAGCCGCTGAACACCAGCCTGGACAACCGCACGCCGATGGTGTTTGCCATTGGCCGCTGA
- the rpmF gene encoding 50S ribosomal protein L32 yields MAVQQNKKSPSKRGMHRSHNALNVPGIAVEPTTGETHMRHHISPNGFYRGRQVLKNKSEA; encoded by the coding sequence ATGGCTGTTCAACAAAACAAGAAATCCCCTTCCAAGCGCGGTATGCACCGTTCGCACAACGCACTGAATGTGCCTGGAATCGCTGTGGAACCCACCACCGGTGAAACCCACATGCGCCACCACATCAGCCCTAACGGTTTCTACCGTGGCCGCCAAGTGCTGAAGAACAAGTCGGAAGCCTAA
- the acpP gene encoding acyl carrier protein: protein MSDIEARVKKIIAEQLGVEESQVTNEKAFVADLGADSLDTVELVMALEDEFEIEIPDEDAEKITTVQNAIDYANSHQKA from the coding sequence ATGAGCGATATCGAAGCACGTGTCAAGAAAATCATCGCCGAACAACTCGGCGTGGAAGAGTCTCAAGTAACGAACGAAAAGGCTTTTGTAGCCGACCTGGGCGCTGACTCGCTGGACACCGTGGAACTGGTGATGGCTTTGGAAGATGAGTTCGAAATCGAGATCCCTGACGAAGACGCAGAGAAGATCACGACGGTGCAGAACGCCATCGACTACGCCAACAGCCACCAAAAGGCTTAA
- a CDS encoding Rieske (2Fe-2S) protein, producing MTDSVTPTIAVCQSDALHHGGRAVAFDVRYAGQTCQAFAIRYQDGVHAYLNRCTHVAMEMNYQPGRFFDDTGSWLLCATHGAAYAPETGACAGGPCRGGLVKLVLSECDGVVYWHPDSRLQPLDF from the coding sequence ATGACCGATAGTGTGACCCCGACGATTGCCGTCTGCCAGAGTGATGCGCTGCACCATGGCGGGCGGGCGGTAGCCTTTGATGTGCGGTATGCCGGCCAGACCTGCCAGGCCTTTGCCATCCGCTACCAAGACGGGGTGCATGCCTATCTGAACCGCTGCACCCATGTAGCGATGGAGATGAATTACCAGCCGGGGCGTTTTTTTGACGATACCGGCAGTTGGCTGCTCTGTGCGACGCATGGTGCAGCCTATGCACCCGAGACCGGTGCTTGTGCAGGTGGGCCTTGTCGCGGCGGCTTGGTCAAGCTTGTGCTGAGTGAATGTGATGGTGTGGTGTACTGGCACCCGGATAGCCGCCTCCAACCTCTTGATTTTTAA
- a CDS encoding beta-ketoacyl-ACP synthase III: MSIYSRITGTGSYLPPRRVTNDELAAELATRGLETSDEWIVERTGIKARHFAEAHVAASDLALEASKNALQAANLQASDLDLIIVATSTPDMVFPSTAAILQNKLGIANGCPVFDMQAVCSGFVYALTVADSMIKSGTAKRVLVVGAEVFSRILDFNDRTTCVLFGDGAGAVVLEASDRPGILATDLHADGSHVDILCVPGNVSGGQVIGSPLLRMDGQAVFKLAVGVLDKAARAALEKANMQESDIDWLIPHQANLRIMMSTARKLKLAPEKVVVTVDQHGNTSAASIPLALDHAVRSGQVKPGQNVMLEGVGGGFTWGAVLLTM; this comes from the coding sequence ATGAGTATTTATTCCCGCATTACCGGCACAGGCAGCTACCTGCCGCCACGCCGTGTCACCAATGACGAGTTGGCTGCCGAGCTGGCCACGCGTGGTCTGGAAACCTCCGACGAGTGGATTGTCGAGCGCACTGGCATCAAGGCGCGCCATTTTGCAGAGGCCCATGTGGCCGCCAGCGATCTGGCGCTGGAGGCATCGAAGAATGCACTCCAGGCCGCCAATCTGCAGGCCTCCGACCTGGATCTGATCATCGTCGCCACCTCCACGCCGGACATGGTGTTCCCCTCGACCGCCGCCATCTTGCAAAACAAGCTGGGCATTGCCAATGGCTGCCCGGTATTTGACATGCAGGCGGTGTGCAGCGGTTTTGTCTATGCGCTGACGGTCGCGGATTCAATGATCAAGTCCGGCACGGCCAAGCGTGTGCTGGTGGTAGGTGCGGAAGTGTTCAGCCGCATTCTGGATTTCAACGACCGCACCACCTGCGTGCTGTTTGGCGATGGCGCTGGCGCTGTGGTGCTGGAGGCCTCGGACCGCCCGGGCATCTTGGCCACCGATCTGCACGCCGATGGCAGCCATGTCGATATCCTCTGCGTGCCGGGCAATGTCTCGGGCGGCCAGGTGATTGGCTCGCCGCTGCTGCGCATGGATGGCCAGGCCGTCTTCAAGCTGGCGGTTGGTGTGTTGGATAAGGCCGCGCGCGCTGCGCTGGAAAAGGCCAACATGCAAGAGTCCGATATTGACTGGCTGATCCCGCACCAGGCCAACTTGCGCATCATGATGAGCACGGCGCGCAAGCTCAAGCTCGCGCCCGAGAAGGTGGTCGTCACGGTTGACCAGCATGGCAATACTTCAGCAGCCTCGATCCCGCTGGCACTGGACCATGCCGTGCGCAGCGGCCAGGTCAAGCCCGGCCAGAATGTGATGCTCGAAGGCGTGGGCGGTGGCTTTACCTGGGGTGCCGTGCTGCTGACGATGTAG
- a CDS encoding YceD family protein — protein MTKEFSVNRLDIKAFAQQEAALEGELPLGQLPRLLADDLRGEAAAAEPVRWVLDGEWVGSSGGAGQAWLHLHAETQMQMQCQRCMRPVDVAVESSRSFRFVKDEATAAAMDDESDEDLLVLEPLTDALELIEDELLMALPMVPMHEVCPVDVKLESATQDFDDSPVEKTNPFAALASLRIDKNQS, from the coding sequence ATGACAAAGGAATTTTCAGTCAATCGCCTGGACATCAAGGCGTTTGCCCAACAAGAAGCGGCTCTGGAGGGCGAATTGCCCCTGGGGCAGCTGCCCCGTTTGCTGGCCGATGATCTGCGCGGAGAAGCCGCAGCCGCCGAACCCGTGCGCTGGGTCTTGGATGGCGAGTGGGTCGGGTCCTCCGGCGGCGCGGGCCAGGCCTGGCTGCATCTGCATGCCGAAACCCAGATGCAAATGCAGTGCCAGCGCTGCATGCGCCCGGTAGATGTGGCTGTCGAGAGCAGCCGCTCCTTCCGCTTTGTGAAAGACGAAGCCACGGCTGCCGCTATGGATGACGAGAGCGACGAAGACCTGCTGGTGCTTGAACCCTTGACCGATGCGCTGGAGTTGATTGAAGACGAGCTGCTGATGGCCTTGCCCATGGTGCCGATGCACGAGGTGTGTCCGGTGGATGTAAAGCTGGAGTCCGCCACCCAGGATTTTGACGACAGCCCGGTGGAAAAAACCAACCCTTTTGCGGCTTTGGCGTCACTGCGCATCGATAAAAACCAATCCTGA
- the fabG gene encoding 3-oxoacyl-ACP reductase FabG translates to MTDTTSTAKVALVTGASRGIGAAIAQALGAAGYQVIGTATTEDGAAKISQALSAFAGSRGVALDVNNGAAVDALIDSLVKTQGGLHVLVNNAGITRDTLAMRMKDEDWDAVLGTNLKAVFGASRAAIRPMMKQRFGRIISITSVVGASGNAGQANYAAAKAGVAGMTRSLAKELGSRGITVNCVAPGFIETDMTAQLPEEQKKALQSQIALGKLGQPQDIANAVVYLASDGAGYVTGQELHVNGGMYM, encoded by the coding sequence ATGACTGACACCACCTCAACAGCCAAAGTCGCCCTGGTTACCGGCGCATCGCGCGGTATTGGCGCAGCCATTGCCCAGGCACTGGGCGCAGCCGGTTACCAGGTGATCGGCACGGCAACCACTGAAGACGGCGCTGCCAAGATCTCGCAAGCGCTGTCGGCCTTTGCCGGCTCGCGTGGCGTGGCGCTGGATGTGAACAACGGCGCAGCCGTCGATGCACTGATTGATTCTCTGGTCAAGACCCAGGGCGGCCTGCATGTGCTGGTTAACAACGCCGGTATCACCCGCGACACCCTGGCCATGCGCATGAAGGACGAGGACTGGGATGCCGTGCTGGGCACCAATCTGAAGGCCGTGTTCGGCGCCAGCCGCGCTGCCATCCGCCCGATGATGAAGCAGCGTTTTGGCCGTATCATCAGTATCACCAGCGTGGTGGGCGCATCCGGCAATGCTGGCCAAGCCAACTACGCGGCCGCCAAGGCCGGTGTGGCTGGTATGACGCGCTCGCTCGCCAAGGAGCTGGGCAGCCGTGGTATCACGGTAAACTGCGTGGCGCCTGGTTTTATCGAGACCGATATGACGGCCCAGTTGCCCGAAGAACAGAAGAAAGCCCTGCAGTCGCAGATTGCCTTGGGCAAGCTGGGACAGCCGCAAGACATTGCCAACGCTGTGGTCTATTTGGCCTCAGATGGCGCCGGATATGTGACCGGACAAGAGTTGCATGTCAATGGCGGCATGTATATGTAG
- a CDS encoding HAD-IA family hydrolase encodes MARQFDLIAFDWDGTLFDSTAAIALSIQDAVRDVGGTVPSLVEAKYVIGMSLQSALRHAAPDVPEDQMVALTNRYRLHFLKRQEQVNLFDGVLELLDQLTASGHLLAVATGKNRNGLDRVLDTTLLKGRFHATRTSDETAGKPHPLMLQELMAELDVAPERLLMVGDTTHDLQMAMNAGCASVGVSYGAHHFDGFGPFKPLYVAHSVAELQRWMADHS; translated from the coding sequence ATGGCCCGCCAATTTGATTTGATTGCCTTTGACTGGGATGGCACCTTGTTTGATTCGACGGCGGCGATTGCGCTGTCGATCCAGGATGCGGTGCGGGATGTGGGCGGCACGGTGCCCAGCCTGGTAGAAGCCAAGTATGTGATCGGCATGAGCCTGCAAAGCGCGCTGCGGCATGCCGCGCCCGACGTGCCTGAGGACCAGATGGTGGCATTGACCAACCGCTACCGGCTGCATTTCCTCAAACGCCAGGAGCAGGTGAACCTGTTTGACGGCGTACTGGAGCTGCTGGACCAGCTGACGGCCAGTGGCCATTTGTTGGCGGTGGCAACGGGCAAGAACCGCAATGGGCTGGACCGGGTGCTGGATACAACCCTGCTCAAGGGGCGCTTCCATGCCACGCGCACCTCCGATGAGACGGCGGGCAAGCCCCATCCGCTGATGCTGCAAGAGCTGATGGCCGAGCTGGATGTGGCGCCCGAGCGCCTGCTGATGGTGGGCGACACGACCCATGACCTGCAAATGGCCATGAATGCAGGCTGTGCCAGCGTGGGGGTGAGCTATGGGGCCCACCACTTCGATGGGTTTGGGCCTTTCAAGCCGCTGTACGTGGCGCACTCTGTTGCTGAATTGCAACGGTGGATGGCGGATCATTCCTAG
- a CDS encoding Maf family nucleotide pyrophosphatase: protein MSESLMPRALVLGSTSRYRRELLSRFRLPFETASPDVDETPQPGESPAALALRLALAKAHAVAALFPEAIVIGSDQVADLHGQPLGKPMVHDKAVAQLRAMSGQSMQFHTAVAVVCKASGFAQADTAVVRTVFRPLDDAEIERYLLAETPYDCAGSAKSEGLGITLLDAIESDDPTALIGLPLIRTARLLRAAGLVLP from the coding sequence ATGTCTGAATCCCTGATGCCACGCGCCCTTGTACTGGGCTCCACCTCCCGCTACCGGCGAGAGCTTCTGTCGCGCTTTCGCCTGCCCTTCGAAACCGCCTCGCCCGATGTGGACGAAACCCCGCAGCCCGGCGAAAGCCCCGCCGCCCTGGCGCTGCGCCTGGCCTTGGCCAAGGCCCATGCCGTGGCCGCCCTGTTTCCCGAAGCCATCGTCATCGGCTCCGACCAGGTGGCCGACCTGCATGGCCAGCCGTTGGGCAAGCCCATGGTGCACGACAAGGCCGTTGCCCAGCTGCGCGCAATGAGCGGCCAGAGCATGCAGTTCCACACCGCCGTGGCCGTGGTTTGCAAGGCCAGCGGCTTTGCGCAGGCCGATACCGCCGTGGTGCGCACCGTGTTCCGCCCGCTCGATGATGCCGAGATTGAGCGCTACCTGCTGGCCGAGACACCCTACGACTGCGCCGGCAGCGCCAAGAGCGAAGGCCTGGGCATCACCCTGCTCGATGCCATTGAAAGCGATGACCCCACCGCCTTGATCGGCCTGCCCTTGATTCGCACCGCCCGCCTACTGCGCGCTGCCGGGTTGGTGTTGCCATGA
- a CDS encoding S49 family peptidase, which yields MNPMDNNPQQNPSPAPDLWGSAAPAAAGVAAQSPGWERSVLERLAFDTLKEQRSARRWKIFFRLVWLGLVIAFGSYLFGSDGTATKSSTEHTAVVELKGEIASGADASAEYVIAALRTAFEDDGAKAVVLLINSPGGSPVQAGMINDEIVRLKAQYKKPMYAVVEESCASAAYYIASAADSIYVDKASIVGSIGVLMDGFGFTGTMDKLGVERRLLTAGANKGMLDPFSPMNEKQKAFAQQMLGQIHQQFIQVVRQGRGDRLKETEDTFSGLFWTGQEAVKLGLADGLGSLDQVARDVVGAEEVVDYTRRENVAERFAKRFGASVGAGAVGTLRSMSLLPSVR from the coding sequence ATGAACCCCATGGACAACAACCCACAGCAAAACCCGTCGCCGGCGCCCGATTTATGGGGCTCGGCGGCACCTGCCGCTGCTGGTGTGGCGGCACAGTCGCCTGGCTGGGAGCGCTCGGTGCTGGAGCGCCTGGCTTTTGACACGCTCAAGGAGCAGCGCTCCGCGCGCCGCTGGAAGATTTTCTTCCGCCTGGTCTGGCTGGGCCTGGTGATTGCCTTTGGCAGCTACTTGTTTGGCTCGGACGGCACTGCCACCAAGAGCTCGACTGAGCACACCGCCGTGGTGGAGCTCAAGGGCGAGATCGCCTCGGGCGCAGACGCCAGTGCCGAGTATGTGATTGCCGCACTGCGCACCGCCTTTGAAGACGATGGCGCCAAGGCCGTGGTGCTGCTGATCAACTCGCCCGGCGGCAGCCCCGTGCAGGCGGGCATGATCAATGACGAGATCGTGCGCCTCAAGGCCCAGTACAAGAAGCCGATGTACGCGGTGGTCGAGGAATCCTGCGCCTCTGCGGCCTACTATATTGCCTCTGCCGCTGACAGTATTTATGTCGACAAGGCCAGCATTGTCGGCAGCATTGGCGTGCTGATGGATGGTTTTGGCTTTACCGGCACGATGGACAAGCTGGGGGTGGAGCGCCGCCTGCTGACCGCCGGTGCCAACAAGGGCATGCTCGATCCCTTCAGCCCCATGAATGAGAAGCAAAAGGCATTTGCACAGCAGATGCTGGGCCAGATCCACCAGCAGTTCATCCAGGTGGTGCGCCAGGGCCGGGGTGACCGCCTGAAAGAGACCGAGGACACTTTCAGCGGCCTGTTCTGGACCGGCCAGGAAGCCGTGAAGCTCGGTTTGGCCGACGGCCTGGGCAGCCTCGACCAGGTGGCCCGCGATGTGGTGGGTGCCGAGGAAGTCGTGGACTACACCCGCCGCGAGAATGTGGCCGAGCGCTTTGCCAAGCGCTTTGGAGCATCGGTCGGTGCGGGTGCCGTGGGTACCTTGCGCTCGATGTCGCTGTTGCCCAGCGTGCGCTGA